GGCCTGCTCGCCGTCGGCGTCGGCATCTGGGCCGGCCACTCGGCGGTGCCGCCGTCGCTGATGGTCGCCGCCGCGACCGTCGTCGGCGCCGCCGGCTACGTCTACCTCTCCTCGCCGCCGCCCGTCGAACTGGCCGTCGAGCGCGACCTCTCCGCGACCGACCCCGCGCCGGGCGACCCCGTCACCGTGACCGTCCGCGTCACCAACGAGAGCGACGACCTCCTCCCCGACCTGCGACTGGTCGACGGCGTCCCGCCGGCGGTCCGGGTCGTCGACGGGTCGCCGCGGTTCGCCACCGCGCTGCGGGCCGGCGAGACCGTCTCCTTCTCCTACACCGTCGAGGCGGTCCGGGGCGACCACCCGTTCGACCCGGTCCACGTCGTCGCCCGCGACTTCAGTGGCGCGCTCGAACGCGAGCGCCACATCCCGGGCGAGGGCGAGACGGCCGTCTCCTGCGCGCTCGATCTGAGCGCCGACGAGGAGATCCCGGTCCACCCCCAGACGGCCCGGCGGGTCGGTCGCGTCGTCACCGACACCGGGGGCAGCGGCGTCGAACTCCACTCCGTCCGGGAGTACCAACGGGGCGACCCCCTCTCCCGGATCGACTGGAACCGCGTCGCCCGCTCCGGGGAGTTCGCCACCCTGCTCTTCCGGGAGGAACACGCCGCGACGGTCGTGGTCCTCGTCGACGCCCGCGCGGAGGCGTACGTCGCCCCGCGGGTCGACGCCCCCTCCGCGGTCGACCACTCCATCGCCGCCGCGGACGTGGTCGTCGCCTCGCTCATCGGCGCCGGCGACTCCGTGGGGGTGGCCGCCCTCTCGCCGGAGCGCTGTTGGCTCGAACCCCGCGGCGGCGCCACGCAGGCCGCCCGCGCCCGCAGCCTGCTCGAACGCCACCCCGCATTCGACGGGAACCGGCCCGAGGGCGCCTTCTACGGCGAGTTCGCCGAGCGCCGGCTCCGCCGGGAACTCCCCAGCGACGCCCAGCTCGTCCTCTGTTCGCCGCTCGCCGACGACGACGCCGTCGACATCGTCCGCCAGCTGCACGCCCGCGGATACCCGGTCACGGTGCTCAGCCCGGACGCGACCGCCGGCGCCTCGACCGGCCAGCGGCTGGCCAGCGTCGAGCGGGCGATGCGGATCTCCCGGTTGCGCCGCGCGGGCGTCCGCGTCGTCGACTGGGACCCCGACAGGCCGCTGGAGACGGCCATCGACGCCGCCCAACGGCGGTGGTCGGCGTGAGCGTCGTCCGCCGCCCCGCCCGCGAGTCGGTGTGGATCGCCCTCGCGCCCGGCGTCGTCGCCGTCCTCGGCCTCGCGGTCAACCTCGGCTCGTTCGTCGTCGCCGCGGCCGGCCTCGCCGTCGTCGGCTACGGGACCGACCGCGCCTCGCGCGCGATCGTGACCGCGGGGAGCGGCCTGATCTTCGCCGGCGTCCTCAACGCCGGCGCTCGCGGCGCCCCGCCGGCCGTCCTGCTGCTCGTGACCGCCGCCACGATCGTCACCTGGACGACCGCCGAGCACGTCGTCGGCCTCGCCGAACACCTTGGTCGCGAGGCCCCGGTCCAGCGGTCGATCCTCGTCCACCTCGGCGGCGCGACGCTGACGACGCTGGTGGCCGGCGGCATCGGCCTCGGCGTCTTCCTGGCCTCGACCGCCACGCTCACGCCCGGCGTCCTCGTCTTCCTGCTCGTCGGCAGCGGGCTGTTGCTGTACGCGCTGGAACCGTAGCGCGGGTCCCGGCCCGGCCCGGCCCGGCCCGGCCCGGCCCGGTTCACCACAAAGATTTCCCGGTCGCCGGTCCGACCACTCGGTCGACAGCATGGCACTCGCTACTCGACCGGCCATCGTCGCGGCGCTCGCGGGAGCCGGTCTCCTGGCGGTCCTCGCCGGACTGGTCCACTGGTACGGTCCGCTGTGGGCCGGCGCCCTGGTCGTCGCCGGCGCGGGCTACGTCGCCTTCGAGACCGCTTTCGCCGACGCGTCGTTCTGACGGACTCCCGTCCGACGCGCACCGCTCGTTTGCAAGGTGAAGGCAGTTGCGCGAGCCGACCGGAACGGGGGTATGTCCGAAAGCGACGACGACCACGAGCAAGGGGTCGAGTTCGGGTCGATCGAATCGGTGTTCGAGGAGGTGTCCTACCCGGTGACCGCGGGCGAACTCGCCGAGGAGTACGGCGACCGGGAGATCGGGCGCACGAGCGCCGACCCGATCGCCATCCGGGATCTCTTCGCCGGCGCGGGCG
The window above is part of the Halosimplex rubrum genome. Proteins encoded here:
- a CDS encoding DUF58 domain-containing protein — encoded protein: MSPDDVDRDPGSVTDQRLQQGQAMGRTMESVDTGVTGDIDFEAPSVRDNPVKTAIGLVVVVAGLAAVVGLDAVPALPFGNGVVAGISISAILTGSLALARRAFTDYETAETADVEYRESVTVPGSDFDDALAGAIHGLSRTRVDARRDVTERLRRAAVSIYAQAERIPEAEAREAVALGTWTDDPVAAALLSDEASVSSTGDQVRSLVGRRPKLATDTDRVLAELAALAPGLDAADWADEASTDADRPSTVRTTDRRRRQVDRRTNRWTGLTGLGLLAVGVGIWAGHSAVPPSLMVAAATVVGAAGYVYLSSPPPVELAVERDLSATDPAPGDPVTVTVRVTNESDDLLPDLRLVDGVPPAVRVVDGSPRFATALRAGETVSFSYTVEAVRGDHPFDPVHVVARDFSGALERERHIPGEGETAVSCALDLSADEEIPVHPQTARRVGRVVTDTGGSGVELHSVREYQRGDPLSRIDWNRVARSGEFATLLFREEHAATVVVLVDARAEAYVAPRVDAPSAVDHSIAAADVVVASLIGAGDSVGVAALSPERCWLEPRGGATQAARARSLLERHPAFDGNRPEGAFYGEFAERRLRRELPSDAQLVLCSPLADDDAVDIVRQLHARGYPVTVLSPDATAGASTGQRLASVERAMRISRLRRAGVRVVDWDPDRPLETAIDAAQRRWSA
- a CDS encoding DUF7519 family protein: MSVVRRPARESVWIALAPGVVAVLGLAVNLGSFVVAAAGLAVVGYGTDRASRAIVTAGSGLIFAGVLNAGARGAPPAVLLLVTAATIVTWTTAEHVVGLAEHLGREAPVQRSILVHLGGATLTTLVAGGIGLGVFLASTATLTPGVLVFLLVGSGLLLYALEP
- a CDS encoding DUF5789 family protein gives rise to the protein MSESDDDHEQGVEFGSIESVFEEVSYPVTAGELAEEYGDREIGRTSADPIAIRDLFAGAGEQSFESDEELRQGMLNMMPAESVGRQRYSDRGGSDQDDIDQSEMQADNERQVEDRGE